CACGCCGCTTTGGCCCGCCAGAGCCGTTTGGCGGTTTTGCAGCAAGGCTCGGAGGTACTCGATGTTTTGCCCCGTTTCGGCTGAAGTCGGCAAAACGCGGTAGCCCATTGACGAATAAACGCCAATCAGTGGTTGCAAATCAGCCAAATCGACCAAGTCAATTTTGTTGATCACAACAATCGGTTCGATCTGACACTGGTGGGCTGTCAAAATCATTCGGTCGATCAACGTCGGTTTGATCCCAGGTTGCTCGGCGCTGGCGATGATCAGCATCGCATCGATGTTTGCAACCAGAACATGTTGCCGGCCGCGACTGGTACGGCTGATCATCCCCGTCCGTGGTTCGACCCGTTCGATCATCCCATCCGCTTCGGACTTCAGCGACACGCCGTCGCGAGATTCGGCTCGAAACCATACCCGATCGCCCGCAACGATCACGTTGCGTTGGCTGGTGCTCAACGATTTCAAAACCTGTCGCACGGCGCAGGCATACAGCACGCCGTCGTCGCCCAACACTTTGCTTTGCAATCCGTGCACACTCAGCACGCGACCATGCAGCAGCTTTTCTTCATCCACATCCAAGTGAACATGCATGCCCGCCGCGGAATCCGGTGATGCGTCGGCACCGTGAATGGTGCGTTTGCGGGTCAGTTCGCCTTTGCCGCTGAGCCGTTCGGATTGAACGGCGTCATCCACCTGCGAAGCATCTTCGCGAAAGTCGCGGGTGAAATCCCCGCGACGGACGCGTCCTTGGTGCTTCTTGCGAAAGTTCGCTCGAAATTTACCGCTTCGCTTTTTCGCCAAGGGTCACTCTTCGCGTCGAGCGGAGGTGTTGGCGGCGCGTTCGGCGGCACCCTCAGGAGCCATGATCTGTTCGACCTTGCCTTCTTCGTCTCCCAATCGCTTGTGAATCGAAGGTCCGATCAGCTCGGTCAATTCCATCTCGCTGAGTTCTTCCCGATCCAACAACGCGCGAGTGATCGTTTCCAACTGCCCACGATGTTCGCGCAGCAACTGCTCGGCTTTTTGGTCGGCTTCCAACAAAATCCGAGCGACCTCCTCATCAATCAGTTCTTGCGTGTGTTCACTGAACTGACGTTGCTGATGAATTTCGCGACCCAAGAACGGATCCTCGTCCGTGGTCTTGTAACTCACCGGGCCAATCTTCGGACTCATACCCCAGTGGGTCACCATCCGACGAGCGATGCTGGTGGCACGCTCCAGATCGTTTTCCGCACCGACACAGGTCTCGGTGTAGATGATTTTCTCCGCTGCACGACCACCCAGCAGAACAATCAACTGGTGCTCGAGTTCCTTCTTGCTCATGCTCAACCGATCTTCGTTCGGCACGTACTGAGTCACCCCCAACGCGCGGCCTCGCGGAATGATCGTGACCTTGTGAACGATGTGCGAACCTTCCAAATGCCACGCGGTCAACGTGTGGCCGGCTTCGTGATACGCGGTCTTTTCTTTCTCGCTATCGAGCAAGACCTCTTCACGTTTGGCGCCCATCAGAATCTTGTCGCGAGCGTAATCAAAATCGCTCATCTCGACGATCTTCTTGTCATTGCGAGCCGCCCAAAGAGCCGCCTCGTTGACCATGTTGCGAATGTCGGCTCCGGTCAATCCAACCGTTCCCGCTGCCAATCGATGCAGGTCAACGTCGTCGCCCAGTGGCACATCGCGAACGTGAACCTTGAAGATCTCTTCGCGACCTTTCATCGTCGGCCGTCCAACGGTCACGTGACGATCAAAGCGTCCGGGACGAAGCAACGCTGGATCCAAAACGTCCGGCCGGTTGGTCGCCGCAATCACGATCACCGCGTGAGCGCCGCCGAAACCATCCATCTCACCGAGAATTTGGTTCAGCGTCTGTTCGCGTTCATCGTGTCCGCCACCCAACCCAGCACCACGTTGACGCCCCACCGCATCGATCTCATCGATGAAGATGATCGATGGTGATTGGTCCTTGGCGGTCTTGAACAAGTCGCGAACTCGGCTGGCACCGACACCAACGAACATCTGAATGAATTCACTGCCGTTGACGCTGAAGAATGGCACCTCAGCCTCACCCGCGACGGCGCGAGCCAGCAACGTTTTCCCAGTTCCCGGAGGTCCATTGAGCAACACGCCCTTGGGAACCTGACCACCGAGCTTCTGAAATTTCTCGGGCGTCTTCAGGAAGTCCACGATCTCCTGCAAGTCCGCTTTGACGCCTTCCAAACCCGCCACGTCGTTGAACGTGATGATTTTGTCCGTGGCCTCAAACTTTTTCGCGGGGCTCTTGCTGAATCCCGATAGGAATCCGCCGCCCATCATGTCGTTCCGCGTTCGGCGGATCATCATGAAGATGAAAAAGAAGATCGCCAGCGGCAAACCAACCAACACCAGCAAGTTCAGCAGTGCCGCCGTGTTGTCCGGCGGAGCAAACTCCCAATCTTCGATGTTTCGCTTCTCAAGATCAGCCGCCAATTGAACGGCGTAATCCGAACCGGCCGGGCGAGTGAACTTGAACCGCTTCAGCAATTTCTCTGCTTTGGCGTCCCCGTCCGCTGTTTCGCTTGTGGGTGCATCGGGTCGCGTTTTGAACGTCCCGTAGACTTCGATTTCGCCGATCCGCACCGACTCGATGTTGTTCTTCTCGAGTTCGCTTCGGAAGAAGCTCGCGGAGATCGTCGAGGATGGCTCCGGTTGATTGAAAAACAGCATCGCGGCCAACACCGTGATCACCAACGCGATGATCAGCGGATTGCCCCCGCGGCGTCCCGTCGAGACCTCTTCGTTCTTGGACTTATCCGAAGAGTTCGATTCGGAATCCTTTTTCATACCGTTTTATCCTCAAATTTCGCTTTTCGTTGGCACTGGCGAATGCTCGCAATCGCCCGCCTGTGCAAGGAGTGTACCGCGAGGGCGGAAAGTTGACTAACCGGACCGAAACGCGAATTTTGGTTGGGAAAACGCTCAGGCACTGATCGGATGATCCGAGGTCGGCGAGTCATCGCATCCAACCCAAAATTCGCTTCCAAACGATTCCCCCGCCGCAGCCACGTGTCCGCAACCGTTTCCCGTTTCCCGGCGGGAAGCTTCGTGACACGGTTGAGTCAGTCCTTTGATACCGAATATCCGGTCCGGCGGTTCACCGGACCCGCCCCGTCGAAATGGCAGTCTGCTAGCTGCAAGATCTGCCATCGACGGCCAGACGCTGCCCGTTTTCGCCCTCAACAAAGCCCATCAAACCAGCGTGGACAACGCCGCGAAGGTGAAATCAACCTTCGACCTTGTACAGGTGATTCTTCGTTCGCAGCAACAGCCCGTCTTCGAACGGTACCGGA
This DNA window, taken from Rhodopirellula halodulae, encodes the following:
- the rsgA gene encoding ribosome small subunit-dependent GTPase A, with translation MAKKRSGKFRANFRKKHQGRVRRGDFTRDFREDASQVDDAVQSERLSGKGELTRKRTIHGADASPDSAAGMHVHLDVDEEKLLHGRVLSVHGLQSKVLGDDGVLYACAVRQVLKSLSTSQRNVIVAGDRVWFRAESRDGVSLKSEADGMIERVEPRTGMISRTSRGRQHVLVANIDAMLIIASAEQPGIKPTLIDRMILTAHQCQIEPIVVINKIDLVDLADLQPLIGVYSSMGYRVLPTSAETGQNIEYLRALLQNRQTALAGQSGVGKSSLLNAVQPGLGLAIGAVSTDNNKGRHTTTASQLIPLQSGGAVFDTPGIRQFQLWDISASEVAGLMPDLRPYVSGCRYPDCLHLAEDDCAVKNAVADARIDARRYDAYCHLLEEELM
- the ftsH gene encoding ATP-dependent zinc metalloprotease FtsH, whose amino-acid sequence is MKKDSESNSSDKSKNEEVSTGRRGGNPLIIALVITVLAAMLFFNQPEPSSTISASFFRSELEKNNIESVRIGEIEVYGTFKTRPDAPTSETADGDAKAEKLLKRFKFTRPAGSDYAVQLAADLEKRNIEDWEFAPPDNTAALLNLLVLVGLPLAIFFFIFMMIRRTRNDMMGGGFLSGFSKSPAKKFEATDKIITFNDVAGLEGVKADLQEIVDFLKTPEKFQKLGGQVPKGVLLNGPPGTGKTLLARAVAGEAEVPFFSVNGSEFIQMFVGVGASRVRDLFKTAKDQSPSIIFIDEIDAVGRQRGAGLGGGHDEREQTLNQILGEMDGFGGAHAVIVIAATNRPDVLDPALLRPGRFDRHVTVGRPTMKGREEIFKVHVRDVPLGDDVDLHRLAAGTVGLTGADIRNMVNEAALWAARNDKKIVEMSDFDYARDKILMGAKREEVLLDSEKEKTAYHEAGHTLTAWHLEGSHIVHKVTIIPRGRALGVTQYVPNEDRLSMSKKELEHQLIVLLGGRAAEKIIYTETCVGAENDLERATSIARRMVTHWGMSPKIGPVSYKTTDEDPFLGREIHQQRQFSEHTQELIDEEVARILLEADQKAEQLLREHRGQLETITRALLDREELSEMELTELIGPSIHKRLGDEEGKVEQIMAPEGAAERAANTSARREE